The Chloroflexota bacterium genome has a window encoding:
- a CDS encoding cobalamin B12-binding domain-containing protein, protein MKVLLVQPEDPPSLVGFTRLARAEPLALEILAATIPDHEVRILDLRIEPNLEEAVAQFAPQMVGVTGYTTNVPRMLSICREVKAFDPGIFTVVGGYHATLCPEDFDHDEIDAIVVGEGEATFPQLVEAVSRGLDYRRVPGIIYRQYGAQVRTAPRPLIVLDESPLPARHLVDQYRKDYFFQFWASPCPVETARGCPYRCKFCSVWTFHRRRCRSKSPERVLEELKNAITDVVAFVDDNFLQNLPRAERIYELIKAAGIKAKFWMQARSDSIVSRPDIIEKWAEIGLMTVLVGFEKFRQEELNGLSKRSSVRINEEAAHILHANAVDIWGAFIVDPQWKRSDFDALIEYVRRLKITFPQFTILTPLPGTEFFKEKLNELTTRNYELFDFLHSVLPTRLPTKQFYENMARLYASTMMSISELKERIRSGRIQTSALRQVKNLLADLTNPQAYLSGLQTPTKR, encoded by the coding sequence ATGAAAGTATTGCTTGTTCAGCCTGAGGATCCCCCAAGCCTGGTGGGTTTCACAAGGCTGGCGCGTGCTGAACCCTTGGCGCTCGAGATTCTGGCAGCCACTATCCCTGACCACGAAGTCAGGATATTGGACCTGCGCATCGAACCTAACCTGGAGGAAGCCGTAGCGCAGTTTGCGCCGCAAATGGTAGGGGTGACTGGTTATACGACCAATGTGCCACGCATGTTATCCATCTGCCGAGAAGTGAAAGCCTTTGACCCTGGCATCTTCACCGTGGTAGGCGGTTACCATGCCACGCTCTGTCCTGAAGATTTCGACCACGATGAGATTGACGCGATAGTGGTTGGCGAAGGCGAAGCGACTTTTCCACAATTAGTTGAAGCTGTCTCCAGAGGTCTGGATTATCGCCGGGTACCTGGGATCATTTATCGTCAATATGGTGCCCAGGTGCGCACTGCACCCAGGCCCTTGATCGTGCTTGACGAATCACCGCTGCCAGCTCGCCATCTGGTGGATCAATATCGAAAGGACTACTTCTTTCAATTTTGGGCCTCACCTTGTCCAGTTGAGACGGCTAGGGGATGTCCATACCGCTGCAAATTCTGCTCTGTCTGGACTTTCCACCGACGGAGATGTCGCTCCAAGTCGCCAGAGCGGGTGCTGGAAGAGCTAAAGAATGCGATAACAGATGTGGTTGCTTTTGTAGATGACAACTTCTTACAGAATTTGCCGCGTGCGGAGCGTATTTACGAACTGATCAAGGCTGCAGGGATAAAAGCCAAATTCTGGATGCAGGCGCGGAGTGACAGCATTGTTAGCCGCCCCGATATTATCGAAAAATGGGCAGAAATAGGACTCATGACCGTATTGGTGGGCTTTGAAAAGTTTCGGCAGGAAGAATTGAACGGCCTGAGCAAAAGGAGCTCTGTTCGTATTAATGAGGAGGCCGCGCACATCCTACACGCGAATGCAGTAGATATATGGGGAGCCTTTATCGTTGACCCGCAATGGAAGAGGTCTGATTTCGATGCCCTTATCGAGTATGTGCGCAGACTGAAGATCACCTTCCCGCAATTCACCATCCTTACTCCACTGCCTGGGACAGAGTTCTTTAAAGAAAAGCTGAACGAGCTAACCACCCGCAACTATGAGCTGTTCGACTTCCTACACAGTGTCCTGCCGACCAGATTGCCCACAAAACAGTTCTACGAGAACATGGCACGGCTCTATGCTAGCACCATGATGAGTATATCGGAGCTCAAAGAACGCATTCGTTCGGGGCGCATCCAGACCTCTGCGCTGAGGCAAGTGAAAAACTTGCTTGCTGACCTAACGAACCCCCAAGCCTATTTGTCAGGCCTCCAAACACCGACCAAGCGTTGA
- a CDS encoding DJ-1/PfpI family protein, with product MAGKKVLLIMPPRDFDDNYYEAIRRALEWQSHTVKVASLGVGVIRGSQGIAVPVDVKVDDVKSYDYDAFIFVGGDGATLLFDYDKARQLAKDVKYKVLGAIGNATAILGLAGAVEKKRVTGPIEVARWLVSSGATYTGRPLEVDEKMITAQDHSVAEQFANAVVKALE from the coding sequence ATGGCAGGGAAAAAAGTCCTTTTGATCATGCCTCCACGGGATTTCGATGACAACTACTACGAGGCGATCCGAAGGGCTTTGGAGTGGCAGTCGCACACCGTTAAGGTCGCCTCCTTGGGAGTAGGAGTCATACGAGGTTCACAGGGCATTGCAGTTCCCGTGGATGTAAAAGTGGATGATGTCAAATCCTACGACTATGACGCTTTTATCTTTGTAGGTGGAGACGGAGCTACCCTTCTCTTCGATTACGATAAAGCACGCCAACTGGCCAAGGACGTTAAGTACAAGGTCCTGGGGGCAATTGGCAACGCTACGGCAATCCTAGGATTGGCCGGCGCCGTAGAAAAAAAGCGGGTGACAGGCCCCATCGAAGTGGCCCGTTGGCTGGTGAGCAGTGGTGCAACCTATACTGGGCGCCCGTTGGAAGTTGACGAGAAAATGATCACTGCCCAAGATCATTCAGTGGCCGAGCAATTTGCCAATGCTGTGGTCAAAGCGCTAGAGTGA
- a CDS encoding DUF47 family protein gives MRLRELFKPRQDRFVQLLTAQAAKTLEGMEALEAYMKDGNEETAKKVVKMEKEADELRRILIEELNRTFVTPFDREDIFALSRAIDDVVDYAATTVEEMAIFKVEPNEYLQKMTAVLREAAEKLHLSVMRLEDYPQVALDHATRAKKLENQAEHIYREALAKLFEGPEDVHHVVYMFKMREIYRHLSNAADRGDEAADVVADIVVKMM, from the coding sequence ATGAGATTGAGGGAACTTTTCAAACCGCGCCAGGATAGATTTGTACAATTGCTCACTGCACAGGCTGCTAAGACTCTAGAGGGGATGGAAGCTCTGGAAGCGTATATGAAGGATGGGAATGAGGAGACAGCTAAAAAGGTTGTTAAGATGGAGAAGGAAGCTGATGAACTCAGGCGCATCCTTATTGAGGAACTCAACCGCACCTTCGTTACCCCATTTGATCGCGAGGATATCTTTGCTTTATCTCGCGCTATTGACGATGTCGTAGACTACGCGGCTACAACCGTGGAGGAAATGGCTATCTTCAAGGTAGAACCAAACGAGTATCTGCAGAAGATGACGGCTGTCCTGAGAGAAGCAGCGGAGAAGCTTCATCTCAGCGTTATGCGGTTAGAGGATTATCCCCAAGTAGCTCTCGATCACGCTACCCGGGCCAAGAAGCTAGAAAACCAAGCAGAGCACATCTATCGCGAAGCCCTGGCTAAACTCTTCGAGGGGCCTGAAGATGTGCATCATGTGGTGTACATGTTCAAGATGAGAGAAATCTACCGGCACCTGAGCAATGCCGCTGACCGAGGCGACGAGGCAGCTGATGTCGTTGCAGATATAGTGGTGAAGATGATGTAG
- a CDS encoding inorganic phosphate transporter: MVDIFPLKPCQSPMQIPVPSVRLPRCAAYASNIGDKEKALTIYPAVVLVVAALIFGFLNGVQDAGNVVATAISSRSMNWRQALVLNAIAHFCGPFLFGVAVATTIGQGLVAPNTWTAPVILAALLAAILWSLITWFFGIPSSSSHGLIGGILGAVSVDFGLGGIQMHGLMKVMIALFLSPILGLVVGRQLMQLILFLAREASPGINQVFKRLQTFTTLILALTHGANDAQKTMGIIAGSLVACGYQSEFSVARWVVAVSAGAMALGSMFGGWRVIKTVGSKFYKIRPVHSCAAQLSSAMVILGAALLGVPVSTTQVVNSATVGVGSAGRLSRVRWKIVRGILLTWVLTIPATTLLAALIYRLISRLLRAW; this comes from the coding sequence ATGGTGGATATCTTTCCGTTGAAGCCATGCCAAAGCCCGATGCAGATACCTGTGCCCAGCGTGCGCTTGCCACGCTGCGCAGCTTATGCATCTAACATCGGCGATAAGGAGAAGGCATTGACTATCTACCCGGCGGTTGTTCTGGTTGTTGCTGCTCTTATTTTTGGTTTTCTGAATGGAGTCCAAGACGCAGGCAATGTTGTGGCTACAGCCATTTCATCCCGCTCCATGAACTGGCGCCAAGCCTTGGTGTTAAATGCTATAGCCCACTTTTGTGGACCTTTCCTTTTTGGCGTAGCGGTGGCTACTACGATAGGACAGGGGCTAGTTGCCCCAAACACTTGGACGGCTCCCGTTATCTTGGCTGCCTTGCTCGCCGCCATTCTCTGGAGTCTGATTACCTGGTTCTTTGGCATCCCCTCTAGTTCCTCGCACGGTTTGATTGGAGGGATACTGGGTGCGGTAAGCGTGGATTTCGGCCTAGGTGGAATCCAAATGCATGGGTTGATGAAGGTAATGATCGCTTTGTTCCTCTCACCCATCCTAGGTCTGGTGGTGGGTCGCCAGTTGATGCAGTTGATCCTTTTTCTGGCGCGCGAGGCTTCGCCTGGGATTAACCAGGTATTCAAGCGTTTGCAAACTTTCACTACTTTGATTCTGGCTCTGACTCATGGTGCCAACGATGCTCAGAAGACCATGGGCATCATCGCCGGGAGTTTAGTTGCCTGTGGCTACCAATCGGAGTTCAGTGTGGCACGGTGGGTAGTGGCTGTATCTGCTGGAGCGATGGCTTTAGGCTCGATGTTTGGTGGCTGGCGTGTGATCAAAACTGTGGGGAGCAAGTTCTACAAGATAAGGCCAGTGCATAGTTGCGCTGCTCAACTTAGCTCGGCGATGGTGATCCTTGGCGCTGCTCTCCTAGGAGTACCGGTGAGCACTACCCAGGTGGTCAATTCAGCCACGGTGGGTGTCGGTTCGGCTGGACGTCTATCCCGAGTGCGTTGGAAGATAGTCAGGGGTATTCTGTTGACCTGGGTTCTTACTATCCCGGCCACAACGCTGTTGGCTGCTCTCATTTACCGCCTGATAAGCCGACTTCTCAGAGCCTGGTAA
- a CDS encoding sugar phosphate isomerase/epimerase, protein MKCSIVLSTQRTAFEGVAYKGEWEQNAAKMAHLGYDGVELAVRDPSLLDVTHVQQVLCRLHLEVPAIGTGQAYGEEGLSFTDPQEKVRRRAVERVKKHIDFARTLQAMVIIGLIRGQVQKGISREQAMEWLITALAECAQYAMPNVHLVLEPLNRYETNLINTVAEGLECIQTIGAGNIGLLFDTFHANIEEVSLEEAMRLAGGRLLHVHVADSNRWYPGAGHIDFAKVIAVLREIGYNGGYLSVEAMPKPDADTCAQRALATLRSLCI, encoded by the coding sequence ATGAAATGTAGCATTGTCCTTTCTACGCAACGGACTGCCTTCGAGGGCGTAGCCTACAAGGGCGAGTGGGAGCAAAATGCCGCGAAAATGGCGCACTTGGGCTACGATGGTGTCGAGCTGGCAGTGCGTGACCCTAGCTTGCTTGACGTAACTCATGTGCAACAGGTGTTGTGCCGGCTTCATCTGGAGGTACCGGCTATTGGTACAGGCCAGGCCTACGGCGAAGAGGGACTCTCCTTCACTGACCCGCAGGAAAAGGTGCGACGGCGGGCAGTCGAGCGCGTCAAAAAGCATATCGATTTTGCCCGAACCTTGCAAGCCATGGTCATCATTGGACTAATTCGAGGACAGGTGCAGAAAGGCATCTCGCGTGAGCAAGCAATGGAGTGGCTAATTACTGCCCTTGCTGAGTGCGCTCAGTACGCCATGCCAAATGTTCACCTTGTACTGGAGCCACTCAACCGCTATGAAACAAACCTGATCAATACCGTAGCCGAGGGTTTGGAGTGCATCCAGACGATTGGCGCAGGCAACATTGGGTTGCTTTTCGACACCTTTCACGCGAATATCGAAGAAGTCTCACTTGAAGAAGCGATGCGCTTGGCAGGTGGTCGCCTTCTCCATGTACACGTGGCTGATTCCAACCGCTGGTATCCCGGTGCAGGGCATATTGATTTTGCCAAGGTGATTGCGGTATTGCGGGAGATTGGCTATAATGGTGGATATCTTTCCGTTGAAGCCATGCCAAAGCCCGATGCAGATACCTGTGCCCAGCGTGCGCTTGCCACGCTGCGCAGCTTATGCATCTAA
- a CDS encoding carbohydrate kinase, whose amino-acid sequence MEAYLHPGLSILIAMARFSADIAVIGHFAKDELVFGGNEEVASGGSVYYGALALRRLGLQVAVVTRLAKADLPRLDELRAAGILVFARPAKQSSGIRNVYLSPDMDRRVCTPLGFAGPFRLTDVPSIAAKIWLIGPIMAGEVDIPFVRAIAERGPVALDVQGFVRVREGGELVFRDWPQKVDGLSCVHFLKADDVEAQVLTGKTDLKAAARELAGYGPRELVLTHAGGVLVYADGMEYEAPFTPRELKGRTGRGDTCFAAYLARRLTSSPAEACCFAALVTSLKMENPGPFKGFVDEM is encoded by the coding sequence TTGGAGGCATATCTACACCCTGGCCTATCCATTTTAATCGCAATGGCTCGCTTTTCTGCAGACATCGCCGTCATTGGCCATTTCGCCAAGGATGAACTGGTCTTTGGCGGCAATGAAGAGGTCGCCTCCGGCGGTTCGGTCTATTATGGTGCGCTTGCCTTGCGTCGGCTCGGTTTGCAAGTGGCAGTTGTGACGCGGCTGGCGAAAGCAGATTTACCACGCCTAGATGAATTGAGGGCAGCAGGCATCCTGGTTTTTGCCCGGCCTGCAAAGCAGAGTTCAGGTATTCGGAATGTGTATCTCAGCCCAGACATGGACCGACGTGTGTGTACACCCTTGGGCTTTGCTGGGCCATTTCGTCTGACTGATGTGCCTTCCATTGCAGCCAAGATATGGCTGATTGGTCCTATCATGGCTGGCGAGGTGGATATTCCATTCGTACGGGCAATTGCTGAAAGAGGGCCAGTCGCATTGGACGTGCAGGGATTTGTACGAGTGCGTGAAGGAGGCGAACTGGTTTTTAGAGACTGGCCACAAAAGGTGGATGGTCTCTCCTGCGTTCATTTTCTCAAAGCGGACGATGTCGAGGCTCAAGTTCTTACTGGCAAAACTGACCTAAAGGCAGCAGCCAGGGAGTTGGCTGGCTATGGCCCCCGCGAGCTCGTGCTAACCCACGCTGGAGGAGTGTTGGTTTACGCCGATGGGATGGAATACGAAGCACCATTCACACCAAGGGAACTGAAAGGCAGGACAGGGCGCGGGGATACGTGCTTTGCAGCCTATCTGGCTCGGAGGCTGACCTCTTCGCCTGCAGAGGCATGTTGCTTTGCTGCTCTTGTTACTTCGTTGAAGATGGAAAATCCAGGGCCTTTCAAGGGATTTGTAGATGAAATGTAG
- a CDS encoding creatininase family protein gives MGKWQIPPQGGHMEHANGLYFQNMTGKEIEQRLKTCDLIIIPIGSTEAHGPHAPYGEDTFLVTRMAEQVALATGCTISQPLWFGSHPYHHVGMPGTIVVPEEYFIGMLKAIMAGFWNAGFRKQILLNGHGQEYVIPTAIHQFAKTFQVPGIFVNVNWYHAIPAYLKTKGQGGPYETNFIHADEVETSWSLALLPEYVKMEDAVDTKPLGFLPEGHIDKAGNLLQRPIAWYGHAGCGPIEVAAYQPGVVGKATLADIEKARAGVEALLDYLEKLVKDIMATFPPGKLPPAEMVSMRSAEELEAVTKQPFEQGWRHIYTLAYPF, from the coding sequence ATGGGTAAATGGCAAATTCCACCACAGGGTGGGCATATGGAACATGCTAATGGTCTCTATTTCCAGAACATGACAGGGAAAGAGATTGAGCAGCGTCTCAAGACCTGCGACCTCATTATCATTCCTATTGGGTCTACGGAGGCTCATGGGCCACATGCACCTTATGGGGAGGACACCTTTCTAGTCACCCGCATGGCAGAGCAGGTGGCTCTCGCTACTGGCTGCACTATTTCCCAACCGCTGTGGTTTGGCTCGCACCCTTATCATCACGTGGGCATGCCTGGGACGATTGTTGTCCCTGAGGAGTACTTTATTGGCATGTTGAAGGCGATCATGGCTGGCTTTTGGAATGCCGGATTTCGCAAACAGATCCTACTGAATGGCCATGGTCAGGAATACGTAATCCCAACCGCCATTCATCAGTTTGCCAAGACGTTCCAGGTGCCAGGGATTTTCGTCAATGTCAACTGGTACCATGCCATTCCTGCATACCTCAAGACGAAGGGGCAAGGAGGTCCTTACGAGACCAACTTTATCCACGCTGATGAAGTGGAGACTAGCTGGTCGCTGGCACTCTTGCCAGAGTATGTGAAAATGGAGGACGCAGTAGATACCAAGCCACTTGGCTTTCTCCCCGAGGGGCACATTGATAAAGCCGGCAACCTCCTGCAACGCCCTATCGCCTGGTATGGACATGCTGGGTGCGGCCCGATCGAGGTAGCGGCTTATCAACCAGGAGTGGTGGGAAAGGCTACCTTAGCAGACATCGAGAAGGCACGTGCTGGGGTCGAGGCACTTTTGGACTATCTGGAGAAGCTGGTCAAGGATATCATGGCGACCTTCCCACCAGGGAAGTTGCCGCCCGCAGAGATGGTCTCGATGCGTTCAGCGGAAGAGCTGGAAGCGGTGACCAAGCAACCCTTTGAGCAGGGTTGGAGGCATATCTACACCCTGGCCTATCCATTTTAA